In a genomic window of Prosthecobacter fusiformis:
- a CDS encoding AI-2E family transporter yields the protein MEALQLQLAPLIRLATVMLTVAMLWSGREFFIPLALAALFAFLLKPVVSFFNHKLHFPRTVAVILVTLLSFSVLGSLVWGLGVQLHELAKDLPGYRTTMHQRMVSLRQVGEGGVLEKLQSLVQEISNAPKTPEEELFGAPKDEAPVFIEKSTNQLQESAMTVVSYLADSLGMAAIVIVFVIFMLLRQNDVRNRVIQLVGYSRLTTTTRALDEAASRVSRYLLMQTLINSVYGLLLALGFWAIGLPYMILWGALAALFRFVPYIGPWIAAILPLALSLAVFDGWTQPLMVLTLITSLELLTNMILEPLLYGQSAGVSDLSLLVAIVFWTWIWGPVGLLLATPLTVCLVVFSKYIPELRHIEILMGEKSEVQPALLVYQRLLVGDIEEAEQLHREMVRDIGQEKTIDLLLLPAAVHARREMLAGKLSKEEVSEILETLSSLSGDALEESPPPPAAGGHLVLCRSLDASADAIALRWLARNVAPGQVQWESIPQSALVSEVIAQVNELKPEVVCISAMPPGVSSTAQLLCKRLRHRFPELKILLARWGAAQAERSVDTGATWVVTTAEAARERLEDALHVQESSPKAS from the coding sequence ATGGAAGCCCTCCAACTTCAGTTGGCTCCGCTCATCCGGCTCGCCACGGTGATGCTCACCGTGGCGATGTTGTGGTCGGGCAGGGAGTTTTTTATCCCTTTGGCACTGGCAGCTCTGTTTGCCTTTTTGCTGAAACCGGTCGTCTCTTTTTTCAATCATAAGCTGCACTTTCCGAGGACGGTGGCTGTCATTCTGGTGACGCTACTGTCCTTTTCTGTACTGGGTTCCCTGGTCTGGGGTCTCGGGGTGCAGTTGCATGAACTGGCCAAGGATCTGCCTGGCTACCGGACGACCATGCACCAGCGGATGGTGAGCCTGCGGCAGGTCGGGGAAGGAGGTGTGCTGGAGAAGCTACAAAGCCTCGTGCAGGAGATCTCCAATGCCCCGAAGACCCCTGAAGAGGAGCTCTTCGGTGCGCCCAAAGATGAGGCGCCTGTATTCATCGAAAAATCCACCAACCAGCTCCAGGAAAGCGCCATGACGGTAGTGAGCTACCTGGCTGACAGTCTGGGCATGGCGGCCATTGTGATTGTCTTCGTCATCTTCATGCTTTTACGGCAGAATGATGTGCGCAACCGGGTGATCCAACTCGTCGGTTATAGCCGTCTGACCACGACAACGCGGGCACTGGATGAAGCCGCATCCCGCGTGAGCCGGTATCTGCTGATGCAGACTCTGATCAACAGTGTTTATGGATTGCTGCTGGCATTGGGTTTTTGGGCCATTGGCCTGCCTTATATGATTCTGTGGGGGGCCTTGGCTGCATTGTTTCGTTTTGTGCCCTACATTGGTCCCTGGATCGCAGCCATCCTGCCGCTGGCTTTGAGCTTGGCCGTTTTTGATGGATGGACTCAGCCATTGATGGTGCTCACTCTCATTACCAGTCTGGAACTGCTGACGAACATGATCTTGGAGCCGCTGCTGTATGGACAGAGCGCAGGGGTTTCGGACCTATCGCTGCTGGTAGCCATCGTCTTTTGGACCTGGATCTGGGGGCCGGTGGGTCTGCTGCTGGCGACACCCCTCACCGTTTGTCTGGTGGTGTTTTCCAAATACATACCGGAATTGCGCCACATCGAGATCCTCATGGGAGAGAAATCTGAAGTCCAACCTGCGCTGCTGGTTTATCAGCGGCTGCTGGTGGGAGATATCGAAGAGGCGGAACAGCTTCATCGTGAAATGGTGAGGGACATCGGCCAGGAGAAAACCATCGACCTGTTGCTGCTGCCTGCGGCCGTGCATGCCCGCCGGGAAATGCTGGCAGGGAAGCTCAGTAAAGAAGAGGTCAGTGAGATTTTGGAGACTCTGAGCAGCCTTTCTGGGGATGCTTTGGAGGAATCCCCTCCGCCGCCGGCTGCCGGTGGGCACTTGGTGCTGTGCCGCAGCCTGGATGCCTCGGCCGATGCCATCGCGCTCCGTTGGTTGGCCCGCAACGTCGCCCCGGGGCAGGTGCAGTGGGAGTCAATACCCCAGTCGGCCTTGGTCTCTGAAGTCATCGCGCAGGTGAATGAGCTGAAGCCAGAAGTTGTCTGCATCAGCGCCATGCCACCCGGTGTCAGCAGCACGGCACAGCTCCTGTGCAAGCGGCTTCGTCATCGCTTTCCAGAACTCAAAATCCTGCTGGCCCGCTGGGGCGCAGCCCAGGCTGAGCGCAGTGTGGATACCGGTGCCACCTGGGTGGTAACTACGGCGGAGGCTGCACGCGAGCGGCTGGAGGATGCCCTGCATGTGCAGGAATCTTCCCCAAAGGCATCCTGA
- a CDS encoding DUF883 family protein, with the protein MSLLFKRKPLSNSERIHHSLRNISEEAKGILESIGKETNGYTGHVKERLAGIADYAGEASHEIERQLRQKASNLDTMVHKRPYEFLGVAIGIGLLFGLLASTSRR; encoded by the coding sequence ATGAGCTTACTTTTCAAACGCAAACCGCTGAGCAATTCCGAGCGCATCCATCACAGCCTGCGCAATATCTCCGAAGAAGCCAAGGGCATCCTTGAGAGCATCGGAAAAGAAACAAACGGTTATACCGGTCACGTCAAAGAACGCCTGGCAGGCATCGCCGACTACGCTGGTGAAGCCAGTCACGAGATCGAGCGTCAGCTTCGTCAGAAGGCTTCGAACCTGGATACCATGGTGCATAAGCGCCCATATGAATTCCTGGGCGTTGCCATCGGTATCGGTCTGTTGTTCGGTCTGCTGGCTAGCACCAGCCGCCGTTAA
- a CDS encoding lmo0937 family membrane protein, translated as MLYTVAVVLLILWLLGLVTSYTLSGFIHILLVVAIVVILLRVIQGRKPL; from the coding sequence ATGCTTTACACTGTCGCTGTCGTCCTTCTTATCCTCTGGCTGCTTGGTCTTGTGACTAGCTACACGCTTAGCGGATTCATCCACATCCTGCTCGTTGTGGCCATCGTGGTGATCCTCCTTCGCGTTATCCAGGGCCGCAAGCCTCTGTAA